The Methanohalophilus portucalensis DNA window GATGTATGTTCACGGTAAGTCTGCTCCCTTCCGGGCCTCGACCGGTTTCCGCGGTAAAGATAGAGGGCCGATTCTCCAACCAACCTCTCTAGCAACATCATCCAAACAGGACGGAGTTTCTTAGTTGAGGTCACAGGCTTGAAAATAATCCTGATGACTTCCTTCAGCTTCGTCTCCCGCATATCGGCGATTTCGGGTTACAGGTGACGCCGACCTACCCAGACTAGCCTGCCACCCCTAAATGTGGTTTGATACTTATAAAATTATTCCCCTGCAGATGCGTTCTTCAATATTGAAGAAAGTTAATTATAGCTGTAAACTTAATATTAAATGGTGATTTTATGGAGGAAATAATGGGTTTTGTAACAGGGAATACGAATCGACAAAAACTTCTTGAAATGCTGGCTTCCAAAGGTGAACTCGAGACATCCCGTATTGCAAAGAATATGCATCTTGCACAGCCTTCTGTTAATAGACTGGTGGAAGAGCTGATGGAAAAGGAACTTGTAGTGGAAAAAGAAGGCAAGTGCAGTCTTACAGAACTTGGTACAACAATTGAGAGGAAA harbors:
- a CDS encoding winged helix-turn-helix domain-containing protein, which translates into the protein MEEIMGFVTGNTNRQKLLEMLASKGELETSRIAKNMHLAQPSVNRLVEELMEKELVVEKEGKCSLTELGTTIERKVQNL